AACTATATGGCTGTTGAATACAACCTCCAAGAATGCAAAATAGGCCTTTGACAACTGCAAAGAGTAAGAAATTCAAATAAAGAACACCTTCCAAATTTTAGGCAAGAGGAAAAACTTAAAGAAAGATAAAATTAAAGAGTTTTATATCTGCAATTTATTTTAATCAAGTAAACAGAGTAagattttaaagtgtcaaaAAGCATCAGCACAACAGAATTTTTAGCAGGGACAAACTAAAAAATAGGATATCATAAATTTCAGACTTCATAAATTGCACACTCAGTgttcaatttcaagtttttgctCCATACATTCACCTTCATTCTCCCGCCGAAATCATATCAAACAACTCCAACCAGGTACTCAAAACTAATAGATGCAAACACTAACAAGCATGAGTAAATGTACCTTCCGGAATGCCAATACATCAGCCAAAGGTATTGATAATGTCATCTTCAGTGCAATATCAAGTGCATCAGCAAGCGCTCTATCACCATATAGCTCGAACACCCCAAAGTTGACATAGTTTCCAGCAAGAGCTATCAGTTGGCAAACATCCTAAAATCAGCTCATAACATAACATTTGTACAAGgagctatttatttatttttagttaacaGGGAAAGCAGGAGAAGAGCCACTACAggatttatatttaaaaactagtACCAAGAATGCTGTGGTAGAGTCAAAAAATGAATTGAAAGTACATCTTTGCAAAAGAACTTTATTCTTTTGTCTGATGTTTTCAATTTGGGATGAACAGtataaggaaaagaaaaaacaacttGAGATGTTTTTCTAAAACACAgacaaaaaaaaaggcaatTGAAAAACACAAGATAAACAACAGCTTCCTTATAGTATTCCAATTCATTCACTTTGAGCTTGGCTGTTGAACTAAGAAAATTGATGGGTTTCCCCTAATATTTTAATCAATAATACATGTTCAGCATCTTTAAGGGGCTGTTTGGAATCCTTATGGtatccaattttttgttttcagaAAATGATTAATGAAGCTAAATTACTTAGTACATTACTTCATTAgtttcaaaaaaacaaaaattggatccaagtgaagaaagttgaggcaccataaaaccaattggcaacatGGGGAGTAGCCCATTACCATGAAGAAAGTCGAGGTTCACCATAAACCAATTGGCAAAACGGGGAGTCgcccaattacttataagcacatgcaatgtCCCTTCTTTCCCCGATGTGGAATTAATACTCTCACCACCAAGCATACCAAACAGCTGCTACACTTTGCACTAAATTCAATCCAAATGCTAAAACCTTACATGATTCTATTAATCCTTTCAAGAGCCAaagttttaactttttttaagCATAAACATCTTATTGTTTACTCACACTGACCACCATTCTAAACCAACAAAccataaacaaccttcactgtGTACCCACATTAGTAACAAGACTCACAACTTGAGATTGACAAGTTTGCAACACCAAGTTTGTAAACAGTTGAAGGATTACCAAAAAAGTTAACAGTCCACTAGCCAACTAATAAATTACCATTTATTCATATTCTTTATAGACCCTCCTTGATTAGATCTAGGTTGTTTTACTGCTTATCCTGCACCCAGAAATGTGATTCTAACTATCTGCAGACTACAGTTTAAACCATTTGGAAGcagtacaattttttttccaaccaaagtgaacaataaagaaaaaatcCACAGCTATACATCAGATGTTCAAGAATATATATGCAAGAAGTGCAATATAAACAGAGTGATAACTGTCATACAAAACTGATAAAACATTCTTGAAAACGTAGCTACTATTCAGAACTGAATAGAGATACGAGTATACCTAGTGAATAACCATGCAATTGATGATCCAACAAAGTGATTACTGTTGCAATAAATAAGAAGTTTATGGACTCACCTCTTGTAAGAATAGTTAAAGAAATCCAAATTCCCTTGTATTTGAAGGCATATATATCAGCAACATTTGGAAGAGACAAAATTCTTGACCCATATGCAACAATCAGTTTACTGACTTCTCGAAAAAGAAGTAttccattaggagaagatgaATCAAAAGTCAAGCGTTGGGCTTTGTTCAATGCAAACTCAGCCATGAATTTCAACAAAGGAGTGGTCACCTGCAGCATTAATTGGGCAAATATTGAGAAAACATAACACAATTAACTTTGCAAGAAATAAGAAAGGAATCAAATGTAGCCGAGAGAGATCTGCTTCCTGTTTCCATGTATTCTAAAATGCTCAAAAGAATCAAGAAATATTATCTAACCCTACCTGATCTCTTAGCTAAAAACTATAATGCAAACAAGAAACACAGACTTATGTTTCAAAAGACtttcattcatttatttattttaaaagccTTCTGAAATGTAGAATTCTCCAACTAGTAAAAAAGTTCAATTTCAAGGTATGAAATTTTAGATAATGCTTTGTTTGCTTAACCACTTAATGCAGAACTCTattgaatttttcaacaaaggAAGCAGTTATCCTTTACCTCTGGTGTATCGGACCAGTGCAAGATGCCTTTCAAAAGAAGTGGCATGTGTGCAGGATACAACCAATCAAACAGAAAGCCATAAGTTCTCCGACTGAAGATATCCAAAGAAGAGCATAAGAATAAGAAATTGTTAGGCCTTAGATATTTGATacagaaaatgaaaaaagtACCTACCTATTTGTGGCCATGGCAATTCCTCTAAGATCTCTCGTCAACGCAATTAATCCATACTTTACAGCATCAGTACGAAACATTGAATCAGGAGTTGATTCCAGATTGACGAAAACCTGAAGAACCACATATAGTACAAGAGTAACAATCCATACAATACCAAACTAGACAGTatctagtgtgtgtgtgtgtgtgtgtagttaAGCATTTTAAAGAACACACAGGAATATCTGTGCAGATTCAGCAGCATGCACATATGAAACATTTTTTATTGCATGTTGAGAGAGAGTACTTGCAAAAGTGGATCCATGGAAGATCTAAATTTGACAGGGCTGTCTTCCATGAATATTAACCAGCCAATTATGTAATAGAAAGTTGTTCTGCTGCGAGAACATCTATACTCTTCCAGAAAAGGGAAATGCTCCCTCTGAAAAGAGAAATTCAAAGTGTGAACTTTTCACGCGAGATACAGGATTCTGTTCAAGATATTCAAATCAAAAGTGTAAATGCAAAAGAAAGATATTTCAGATATGGATTTACAGTATGATTCGCAAGTATAAATTTGACAGTATCCAACTTCAAGAGTAGCTTGCCACTCATGTATCTGCCAAAATAATTACTCTTACAATAAGCAAAATATGATAATGGAAGCTAGGCTCTCTTAAGCCACCAAGCACTCCAATGCCCCAAAAGACATACAGAACAAAAAGAACTAACCCAGATGCCAGCTCCAAGAACAAACTCAGGGTGTGACCAATGACCTCCTCATTCTGAAAATAGGCAAGAATTAAAATGCAAACTTGATATCCAAATATATTTAGTGTGAGTAAAGCATGAAAAAGATTTCACCTCCGTGTAACATTTCAGGTTTGTAGCAATCTTGCCAACAATGACATTTAACATTAAAAGATGATCATGAAGTCCAAGAAGCTCAGAAAGGCGGGCATATAACTGCTGCAACAAATGGAGAAGCCTCAAGAAGAATGTTAACTTAACTGTAAAGAATGCCAGGAAAAACTTAATTACCCTCGAAGAATGCATGGCCTGATCACCCACATATGACTTCCGAAAATGTTGAAAAAAGGTAAGAATTGCACGATCAAGTCTTTGCTTGCTTGTTTCACCATATCTCTGCCAAATGCCAGGGTTGAACAGTTTACATTAATTTTGatagtaagaaaaataaataaattggcaATCTTAAAGTTGAATATCACTCTTAACACCGAGTAATTTGGTTgaatatattaaccaaagtgCTTGATGCCCATTGCAGAGTTTTAAAGTGCACACATTCATTTATATCAAACCATGACAAAAACAGTAACATTTTAGGTaaagaaagataagaaaaatctAGATTTAGAAGGTAAGTATTTGACTACTATATCTAATATTCAGAAAGAGGTCATTCCTGCTGCTGTACCTGGCTCTGTACCCCACTGTCAGTGACATTTATTAATTGCAAGATGCGTGCTGAAAGTTCTGCATCAAGTGCTTCTTGTGATTCGGTACtgcaaggaaaaaataaaacaataaaaatcttCCATGGTAGCAATGAAGGGAAAAGCAAAATGAATGAAAAGGAAGTAAACGCAGGTTTTTTTGGTCAAGAAAgttgtttaattttctttacCTGCACCCAGTACATTGTTTTATCTTGAGAATTGCAGCAACTATGTGAACAATCCAAGCAAGTTTTGCTTCAATAATAGAGAGGTCACTGGTATCACTGGTCTGAACTCGAGCTCTTTCCTGTTCAAGTCAGAAGAATTGGTTAAAAACATGAAGTCCagaaatttttcttttcaatttccaAGAGGCATCCATCAATATAAATACCCATACCGTGTAGACCTGCAAAAGAGGCTCCACTATGCTTATTATATACAAACTACTGCTTTCATACTGCAACAAAATAGAGAAGGTCATAGAGGCAACTAACAAATTCAGATCAGCTCCACGTGTCTAAGTtaaaatatgtattttaaatgcatttttATCAAATAGAAAATAGTTATTTGACGAATTGCAAAACCATAACTTCCTCAGATAGAAAAAGAGAAGCACATAAAGAGGTGAACCTGGAATCTACAGAGGTATGTAAAACAATCCAACTGATCTTGAAGAAGTTCAACGTTGTCTAATGGGTTTTCAGAAAGATCATCAAGCGAACCATCCTGTAAAATAGTAAGAAGATATAGAACTTTCTTAAATTTGAACATAAAATAACAGTACTGGCAGTAAAAGTTCTGGTGTTTACCTGCACGGAGTTAAATCTTGATGTGATGAAACCTTCAGTAATCTTAGGTACAAATTCATCGAGCATGCTGGGTGCATCACCTTTCAAGTATGGTACAGATGTCACCAATCTAGACCAAAGTCCTAAAAGGTAGTATACGCTGCTGCTGGCCCACTGAAAAGAAGATAAAGTTTCAGTAAGGCAAGTTGTAATTTTTCAACCCACATAATTAGTTCCAGCTACCAAGCATTATTAGGTACCATAGTCGATGACATTCATGTATAACGGCACTAACTGTCATTAGGACAACCATTCGTTGTTGGATGCAATTAGGACTGTATAGCTAAAGCAGAGAGATAGTCTGTGTGTTAGAGAAATAGTGGAAGTGACAACTGGAAACTATAAGATAAGAGTAACTACAACTAAAAACTACAAACGACTAGATGCACCTAACCAAAtgaagattaatgtaaacagAAGGTAAAGGATTGCAAGCCCAATCAAGACTCACATGGTATGAAGCCAAAACCCATAAATCTACAAAACTAAGATTTAGGAGATTGTAGAGACCGACTAATCGTGGAAGTGTTTTCATTTAACAGCATAGTATACAATATTCTTTTCCTAATGCTTAGAAAAAAGTTATGAAAGCCATTCAACCTTCCAGGAGTGCAAAGACTTTAACGTGAATTCTGCTACTAAACGTATCCAGTCACTATAGCCTTCCACAGTCACAAGCTCTGACAACTGCGGCAAATTTAGAAGTTCAGTAAGCACAAGCAGTAAACTAGATCACCTCAAGGAAAGATTACATACCAGAAAATAAATTTCATAATAACCACAAAGAAATTACAAACTATCTACGTAAAATCTCACGTCATAATCAAAACTACATGTGTAAGGCGTAAGTTTCATCTTTTCAAGGTACAAATCAATGTCATCTAAATATAAATCCAAAACGAAAATGTAGGTATATTTACGGAGTAATTTACATCTGTGCAATATTCATTAAGCTCACTTCATTTAGATGAATGACCCAAAATACCAAGAAAGACTAGGGTACTTCTTACTAACGAAAAAGCCTGATGTCAAaattaccaaaaagaaaaaagattacCTGATAATTCACTCGGAATCGTCCAAGAAGACGACAATACTCATGGTAATTATCATGATCAGCAAGACCTGATTTCCAGTTCAACAAATCATTATAAAAACCCAACAGATAAAAGAAAACACACTAGTAAAACATAAATTCAGGGCCGTTGATTAAGGATTtgcacttagtgggaaaaggcttcaTTAAGGATTtgcacttagtgggataaggcttcatatagccgaccccacttagtgggataaggctttgttgttgttgttgttgttgttgttgttgttgtttgttgttgaTTAAGTATTAGCACTCACAAGTGCCTAAAATTCAGATAATATCCACCTTAAGTATAATATAGATACAGGACCAACCAATAAATAACTACTACAATCTAGAATAAGTATAGGTACCTTTGTTGCACCGATACTAGAAATTTGGGCCAGGGTCTACCGATACCCCCACGATACAGTCTAACACGTAGCAGATATGCAAAGTATTGCCgatttttcctattttgtaaACTATGAGAAACGGCAACGATACTCAATAGGACATGGTCAAGATACGGCTAGGGGATAATAAGTTTTTGTAACTTTTGGGGATGGTGTTTGAAAATTTAGAACAAGGCGAAGTCAAAGTTTAATTTTCAAAAGTTTATTCTAAAGCTATTCCTCTCTTCTCTTCTATATGGTGAAAGATGAACCTGAATCTTTCtcttttctaatttattttatgttgtGAAGTATGAACTTATGATGGAATCAGCATGCTTTTTTAATgtcttgtatttttttaatgtcttttctaatatattttatataatttctgAGTCGTATTCTGTGCAGCATAGACAGGTACAAATCTGTCCATAGTTGTTATGCAAGAGTGAGAAAAGCACGAagggaaaacaatcaaatttagGAAGTTATTGAGAAAAATATCTAGGAAGTTAATAACTACCAAAAATACACAAATGCTGTACGCTTCTATCACACAAACAAACTACTTCACATTCAGCACAATTAGAGTAAGATGCATGacaatcaaaaggaaaaaagggGCTAAGCCAACGGCACCTTGCCCAGTTTGTAGGATTTCTTTGGTTCCTGTGATTAAATGGGACAGAAACTTTGAACGGGCAGGATCACTTGTAAACAAAGAACGTCTAACAGAAGCTAGTCGCACCAAGCACTCCAGTGCCTATAAAGAATAACAGTAAAAACTCGATTACGATGTTAAACAGTAAAAATCATGAATAATAACAACATAAAATTTCAAATGGTAGGAAAAGAAACTTTTTACTCCAACAAACAAAGATAAGTTTTGGTTATTAAAGGACAGAACTTACACCACTGTACGCTTGCACATACAAGACTGTATGTGGTTGCAGGTAATCGAGaactaataaaaaatatctCGCACCAGCAATAAATTAGCCATTATGACAAGGATCCGATTCACAATACATGTAGCATCCGCAATAAATTATCCCACGATAGACGGTTTTCTTTACTTATTCTTTTTCTAATCAAATAAGGTCCTAGAAATCATCAGCAATTAGTGAAGAAGAAAAATCACATATACTAACCTCCTTTGAAAGGGGGGGCTTTGTATTGGCATAGTAATCAAAGAAGACTTGAAGTGTTGCAGGATCCTCCAATGTTGACTTCCAACCCGATGGAATCTGTAAGATTAACAGTTACATTCTTATTTATGATTCACTgcataagagacttgttgaCAGACCTTTAAATGGTTAACAATCCAAAAGAAACAAGGATAATACCTGAACAGTACCAAATTCTTCAGAACTTTCATCAAGTGAGGTCCCAACAAAATCAAAAGATAGGCATTTAAGTGAAAGCGAAAGAGCCAACTCTTGCAATTGATTTGCAACTGTGCATCAAAAAATCAACCAGCATTAATACCAATCAAACAAGAATTACAATAAATATAAAGTAGTGGTAAGGGGTAATCCAAACAGGTTAAGATCCACTGCCAACATCTTACCATTACTTTCCAGTTGACGCAATGAAGTTAAGGATATTTGGAATATTTGAAAGAGAGACTCGTCCCTGAAGGAGCAtgcaaccctccgatgatgcgTTGAAGGCAACCCAGGATTAGGCTGAACATTTATCAAGtaatgaaaaaacaaacaaatgttaatcaaatacaaaataaacaagcaCATGTTAATAGCCAagttaaaatttcattaaacGCAATGTAGTCTGCAAGTTAATTGTCTAAGTCTCCCTATGTTACATTCTTCATGGATTTGGTGTCATAAATTAGTCTTTAGAATTCCTAAGCATATTAATGTGGACCTCTGCAGATTCATGTACCAGTTAAGCCTATAAAGGGGATAATTTGTAAGCTTTTGCAATCAGATTGTTAGTGAATCAGAAATTCTGGATTTCCGAGCTTGTGTGTGAGGCACAACAACCTTGGAGTGATTCCAAGGCACCTTTTGGTGTGATGCTGAAGGCTGGTGTGATGCCGGAATTTTTCTAATTTCTCTATTGGAGTGATTCCAGTACACCTTTGGTGAAATGCCAAAGGCCTGAGTGAAGTCCGTATCTCTTCTATTTCTCTATCCCTTCCTATTGTCCTACATCACACATTTTAAAAGGAAAGGCCCTttcaaagaaacaaacaaaacaaggtTTAATTCTTATAAAAATTGGAATATTACAACTCCAAAATAATAGTGAAACTAATCAAATACCAATATGCCTATAGATGTTCGACCAAGGGCAAACTTTGAGTGCTTAAACTAGCCTCTATCAGTGTCCTTgaacaagaaaataaattaataaatattcaCACCATACACTATCATCTATCCATGTAACGATGCCCTGAAGAAACTTCAGGATGATAAGTGGTTCAATTCACTCAGACACAAGTTGCAGTAAGAGACATAAGTGGTCCAAAATAATAGTGAAACTAATCAAATACCAATATGCCTATAGATGTTCGACCAAGGGCAAACTTTGAGTGCTTAAACTAGCCTCTATCAGTGTCCTTgaacaagaaaataaattaataaatattcaCACCATACACTATCATCTATCCATGTAACGATGCCCTGAAGAAACTTCAGGATGATAAGTGGTTCAATTCACTCAGACACAAGTTGCAGTAAGACGGGAAATAATGGAAACAGAGTGGAAATCTTCTGTAACCAAAAAGTAATATCTCGTATTAATGATGAGATAAAGGGGCACAAATTAAAATCAAACCTGACTCATCTCAGACACGAGTTGGTTAAGTATCTTCAAACCAATGGCATAGTGATCAGACGTTGCCTGGTAAATAGAGCCAAATAGTATGAGATATACATGTACAAGAAGATAACcaattaatatttaattcttAAATTCCAGAATGATAGACCAGGGATCACGTGGCCACAATGTGTTAAATACAATGCAATTATGGATACAACTAAGGTAATGTTGTAGCTAGATGCACCTTTCTATAAACCAGTTAAATAATCAACGATATGACCGGAAACAAATAAGGTATTGTAAGTAATCCCATTTCCTCTATATAgtgttttagttttttatagaaaataaaaattatttaaatcccaAGCAATTACAAGCATGCTGTCCATTATGAACAAAATAGCGAATGTAATAAAGCCTTAACAATCCAATGACTACCACAGAATTTAGATAAAACTGATTCTaagtccaaaaaaataaaaaagaaagaaaggggaaAGTAAGGAATTTCCTGAGATTCCAAAGAAGCTGAAGCCGAAGTAATGCAAGTTGCTGAGATTACCCAGCAAAGTTAGTCTTTGTCCCTACACTTACACCCAATTTACAATCTCTAGACCAGAAGGAAGGAGCTGGAATTTTGAGCCAGAGGGAGTACTCCCATGTAAGTCCTATTTAGAAAAGCTGGTATGCGCTAGGGAATTTTTGCATCATGCATTTTCTGGTGGCAAGATTCTGGGGATTTTGTGAGATAAACTTTCACTTTAGACCTTTTTAATGGTTATCGGTTTCTTCTGAGTTTTAGGATGTACCGTTGTTCTTTATCTATGAGAATAGGAAGGATGTTGTCGATTGAGATTCTGTTTAGCTTAGTTTCAATGTACTATGATTTTGTTTGTCTGGTCTCTGGTTGATAATGTTTTCTTGCAGTATTTTATTCAGTAGCCAGTTTGTTTGCAGTCATCTTTACCTACTCGAATTTCTCTAGGTAATACTGCTTATAACGCAACAACAGTGCCATAGTATCATACAAATTAGTTCAAGATCGAAGACATTACAAGTTATAAACAGAAAGTCATATAACCTGATTCAAGAAGTTCATTGACTGTTTCACCACATCCCAGAATCGATCATCATCAAACCACCCAAACTTGGTGAGCCGACATAAGAGTTGGACTAAAGAGGCAGTCACGAATGGCTGTAACTCGCGTCCTCGAGTGGCCAAATAGTTAATAAGGTAATTCCCTACAACAAAGATTCCACATTGTTCAACTCCAATAAGATGCAAACAACAAAGCAAACCCGCTAAACGAATACAAGTAAAGGAAGATTCCTACGGATGTCGAGACGAAGCTGCAGAGCAAGTTTTTGCTCAGTGACTTGCTTCAACAAGCTAGAACTAGCCAGCATCAACGCGTAGGGAGTCATGGCATTGTCGAGAATGTACTGGCACTGCGAAATGTATTCTATGTTCACCGAAAAGCATTTGAGAGTGTTCTCGGCATGAGCCCTTTCGACCGAGTCCTGCGAATTGTACAACCTCTCACACAACGCCTCCAGTTGCCTTAAACCCTCCATCTCTTCGAAAACTCCTATAATTCATCAATCACCAATAAACCAAAACCTCAGATGACATTCTTAaacccaacaaaacaaaaatgcaaTCTTTACTAAAAACACAACCGAAATGTTCAAATGTCAGACACAGACAATCACGATCATATATTTCTCCGAGTTGCATGGTTCGTCGATTTACCTTCCGACAGAGGACCCGGGCGTTTCGCGACCTAGGTTGCCGGAAGCTACTGCCGCCGACTCGATCTCCGAttgcggcccaacgatgcctcacGGCCTCAATTCGTTTGGCGGCTTTGGGATTGGAATTTCTGGTGCAATGGCCAGAGAAAGCGAGCAGAGAGCAGATAGCACGACtgagtatttttctttctttttgtagAGAAGACGGGCCCGTTAACTTTAGACACGGCAGGCAACGAATTTACATGTCtaaaatttataaaagagaCTGTGCTCGTTTGGATgagcttttaaaatgactgaaagcgtttttagagaaaatgtttttttgtttcaaaagcacttaaagtgctttttgcaAAAAGCACCAGCTATGTACTTCTTCCAAGAAGCACTTTAAGGGTTTTTCCAGAATTTGCTTGCATTTTTAATAaggattaaaagcacatccaaacaagcTCATATTTACCAAGTCCACAATAACGGTCAAAAACGAAAACAAAGTGTTGTAAACTTTcatagtttaagtgtgattatgtaaattttagattagatttgattttaattatcatttcttattacaacttgtattccttggggatgaaggaatttcttctccttttactactataaataaaagtactatgtaggagggataacatacacattcccctacaattctacaaacacatctctcttaaTCTCTCTACCCTTGCCGCCGGCCCCCTTTAACCTTGTCAAATAAAATATGCTAAAACACGTTAttagcacgctcctaccgctacGCTTAGGAATTTGACGAGGaaattttctgcatcaaaccagttcatccatttcatcacgcaatcaggttctttcaaaacaacggtttttatcttgatatttttgCAACCTTGATAGCAataacattcaccataatgcatgacccaattttacgttttttgaattttagattctacataaattgtgtatgtattatattcataattgttgaattatgtgaatttgatatattgccatgaattgcatcaaatatatgtacatgcattaaagttattgaattgcatatgcatcaaattGCAGGTTGGCCTGCGGCCCATCCTCACACCACAGGTCACTACGTTTGACGGACTGAAGCTCGTCCCCGACATCAATTGAACGAGATTTAATTGAATCTTATCGATTTTTTCTAAAAACCCAATtcgaatttctagggttttacgAGAATGTTGAGATTCTTTCAATCTCCGTTCATCTTCGAGGTCTCCGACGACCCATAAACTCGCCCTGAGCACCATTGTCCCAAAGTACGGCCTCCTGAAGTGGTGGCACCGGTTTTCTTCCCAGGCGAACGCACCCAGCTACGGCTGGGGTGAATTTGGCCCAACCCGAGCCCTATTGGGCTCTGTTACTATGCttgctttccttttctttttttttgggctcAAACGCATTGACCCAAAACCCTTTGGCTCGGCCCATGCAAGACACCATCCCAAGGGCTATGGTGTCCCCAAACGTTGTGATGCACTGGATCACGTCCTCCCCTGGGCCCGGCTCCTTTTTCTTTCAAGGTAGCCCGTTTGCTACCTTGGGCTAGAACCCCTATATGGGCCACTATCTCTTGGGCCTAGTTGTCTCCTTCAGCccatgaaaaaaacaaaaaaaaagcctctctttgtttttttctcCTCGTGGGCCTTCAACATGCACCGGAGACACCCTAGCCCAATTTTTGGGCCTGGGCTACGCGGACCGAAATTGCTCAGCCCACCCGTGGGCTTTGGCCTATTTTTGGGCCGTGAGCTTCGATTGTTTAATAACTTTTAAACAATTtgggttttatgttttttcacccacactttaaatttggcccgaagtccaaataattaaattcaattataattgtagacctgaagttctattttcatatttttattgcatatttttgtgtatatatttatgtttgcctgcaggaacatatgaacctaaagttcataaattattttgaaacctgaagttttgtaaaaacatgccttgtttgaaaacctaaaGTTATTacttaaaaacatcacccatgaaaacccgaagttttttcatgcaaaattaaaccaatacatgtctattagaacctgtatgttctactcctatttgaatggattgatttttctccattacactaaccacatcttgtccatctattttgtgataggaacatgccgaatttgaacaaactcgacttcaccgctttggaggtctctagaaggaactacctcaagtgggttcaagatgtgaagctcaacctcactgcaaagaactttcGTCCCGCCATTGAAAAAGCGACGAACAACCCTGTTGGCAAAGCTGAAAAAGCAAACGCAATGATCTTCATCCAAAG
This region of Malus domestica chromosome 07, GDT2T_hap1 genomic DNA includes:
- the LOC103436087 gene encoding uncharacterized protein isoform X1; its protein translation is MEGLRQLEALCERLYNSQDSVERAHAENTLKCFSVNIEYISQCQYILDNAMTPYALMLASSSLLKQVTEQKLALQLRLDIRNYLINYLATRGRELQPFVTASLVQLLCRLTKFGWFDDDRFWDVVKQSMNFLNQATSDHYAIGLKILNQLVSEMSQPNPGLPSTHHRRVACSFRDESLFQIFQISLTSLRQLESNVANQLQELALSLSLKCLSFDFVGTSLDESSEEFGTVQIPSGWKSTLEDPATLQVFFDYYANTKPPLSKEALECLVRLASVRRSLFTSDPARSKFLSHLITGTKEILQTGQGLADHDNYHEYCRLLGRFRVNYQLSELVTVEGYSDWIRLVAEFTLKSLHSWKWASSSVYYLLGLWSRLVTSVPYLKGDAPSMLDEFVPKITEGFITSRFNSVQDGSLDDLSENPLDNVELLQDQLDCFTYLCRFQYESSSLYIISIVEPLLQVYTERARVQTSDTSDLSIIEAKLAWIVHIVAAILKIKQCTGCSTESQEALDAELSARILQLINVTDSGVQSQRYGETSKQRLDRAILTFFQHFRKSYVGDQAMHSSRQLYARLSELLGLHDHLLMLNVIVGKIATNLKCYTENEEVIGHTLSLFLELASGYMSGKLLLKLDTVKFILANHTREHFPFLEEYRCSRSRTTFYYIIGWLIFMEDSPVKFRSSMDPLLQVFVNLESTPDSMFRTDAVKYGLIALTRDLRGIAMATNSRRTYGFLFDWLYPAHMPLLLKGILHWSDTPEVTTPLLKFMAEFALNKAQRLTFDSSSPNGILLFREVSKLIVAYGSRILSLPNVADIYAFKYKGIWISLTILTRALAGNYVNFGVFELYGDRALADALDIALKMTLSIPLADVLAFRKLSKAYFAFLEVVFNSHIVYILNLDTSTFLHIVGSLESGIKGLDTGIASQCASAVENLAAFYFNNITMGEAPTSPTAVNLARHISDCPNLFPEVLKTLFEIVLFEESNNQWNFSRPMLSLILINEQIFSDLKVHILASQQADQHQRLSECFDKLMVDVTRSLDTKNRDKFTQNLTVFRRDFRLK
- the LOC103436087 gene encoding uncharacterized protein isoform X2, with the translated sequence MEGLRQLEALCERLYNSQDSVERAHAENTLKCFSVNIEYISQCQYILDNAMTPYALMLASSSLLKQVTEQKLALQLRLDIRNYLINYLATRGRELQPFVTASLVQLLCRLTKFGWFDDDRFWDVVKQSMNFLNQATSDHYAIGLKILNQLVSEMSQPNPGLPSTHHRRVACSFRDESLFQIFQISLTSLRQLESNVANQLQELALSLSLKCLSFDFVGTSLDESSEEFGTVQIPSGWKSTLEDPATLQVFFDYYANTKPPLSKEALECLVRLASVRRSLFTSDPARSKFLSHLITGTKEILQTGQGLADHDNYHEYCRLLGRFRVNYQLSELVTVEGYSDWIRLVAEFTLKSLHSWKWASSSVYYLLGLWSRLVTSVPYLKGDAPSMLDEFVPKITEGFITSRFNSVQDGSLDDLSENPLDNVELLQDQLDCFTYLCRFQYESSSLYIISIVEPLLQVYTERARVQTSDTSDLSIIEAKLAWIVHIVAAILKIKQCTGCSTESQEALDAELSARILQLINVTDSGVQSQRYGETSKQRLDRAILTFFQHFRKSYVGDQAMHSSRLYARLSELLGLHDHLLMLNVIVGKIATNLKCYTENEEVIGHTLSLFLELASGYMSGKLLLKLDTVKFILANHTREHFPFLEEYRCSRSRTTFYYIIGWLIFMEDSPVKFRSSMDPLLQVFVNLESTPDSMFRTDAVKYGLIALTRDLRGIAMATNSRRTYGFLFDWLYPAHMPLLLKGILHWSDTPEVTTPLLKFMAEFALNKAQRLTFDSSSPNGILLFREVSKLIVAYGSRILSLPNVADIYAFKYKGIWISLTILTRALAGNYVNFGVFELYGDRALADALDIALKMTLSIPLADVLAFRKLSKAYFAFLEVVFNSHIVYILNLDTSTFLHIVGSLESGIKGLDTGIASQCASAVENLAAFYFNNITMGEAPTSPTAVNLARHISDCPNLFPEVLKTLFEIVLFEESNNQWNFSRPMLSLILINEQIFSDLKVHILASQQADQHQRLSECFDKLMVDVTRSLDTKNRDKFTQNLTVFRRDFRLK